In Deltaproteobacteria bacterium, one genomic interval encodes:
- a CDS encoding sigma-54 dependent transcriptional regulator — MGRAVRAAGFDVSLAGDLDAIAVALRAGRKCIVLLAHEPEAGMDAIGFFERMDREGLQAGIVVLASKPRIEDAVSSMRRGAVDYVLPPWTDEVVVHAASHAVLVLARRNARPLGRPIKDRMGADRHQILTNSPAMEKVMARARQVARSAAPVLIEGESGTGKELLARFIHRESDRSNGTFCAINCAALPETLLESELFGHEKGAFSGAIARKIGRFERADGGTLLLDEITEMALPLQAKLLRVLQEGEVDRLGGSGPIPVDVRVIATTNRDMAAAVREGRFREDLYYRLNVIPLRLPPLRERREDIPFLAQRFLEHFADVYGKPGLKFANDVLDRLSRRDWPGNVRELKNMMERGVLLAQGPVIGMEDLLAGEPERAAGTDPCDGQDAPGGEFDLAALEKDTIRRALARTNGNRTHAARLLGISVRTLRNKLSEYRQMDRHEKVFEYDSDQKA; from the coding sequence ATGGGTCGGGCAGTGCGAGCGGCAGGATTCGACGTGAGCCTTGCCGGAGACCTGGATGCGATTGCCGTCGCCTTGCGAGCCGGCCGAAAATGTATCGTACTCCTTGCCCATGAGCCTGAGGCAGGGATGGATGCCATCGGGTTTTTCGAACGCATGGACCGGGAAGGTCTTCAGGCCGGGATCGTGGTCCTTGCCTCTAAGCCCAGGATCGAGGACGCGGTCTCGTCCATGAGGCGCGGCGCTGTCGATTACGTCCTTCCGCCCTGGACAGATGAGGTCGTGGTGCACGCCGCCTCCCATGCGGTCCTGGTCCTTGCCCGAAGAAACGCCCGACCTTTGGGTAGGCCTATCAAGGATCGAATGGGCGCGGACCGCCATCAGATCCTCACGAATAGCCCGGCCATGGAGAAGGTCATGGCCCGTGCCCGCCAGGTCGCCCGAAGCGCAGCCCCTGTGCTCATCGAGGGGGAGAGCGGGACAGGGAAGGAGCTCCTTGCCCGGTTCATCCATCGGGAGAGCGACCGGTCGAACGGAACGTTTTGTGCCATCAATTGCGCCGCCCTTCCGGAGACACTCCTTGAAAGCGAACTTTTCGGGCACGAAAAGGGGGCCTTTTCCGGCGCCATTGCCCGAAAGATCGGACGATTCGAGAGGGCCGACGGGGGGACCCTCCTTCTTGACGAGATCACGGAAATGGCCCTTCCCCTACAGGCAAAACTCCTTCGGGTCCTCCAGGAGGGGGAGGTGGACCGTCTCGGAGGAAGCGGGCCCATCCCAGTGGATGTCCGGGTGATAGCGACGACCAACCGGGACATGGCCGCAGCGGTCCGGGAAGGGAGATTCCGCGAAGATCTCTATTATCGCCTGAACGTGATCCCCTTGCGGCTTCCGCCCCTTAGGGAGCGTCGAGAAGACATCCCTTTTCTCGCCCAGCGCTTTCTGGAACATTTCGCCGATGTTTATGGAAAGCCAGGCCTGAAATTTGCAAATGATGTCCTCGATCGCCTTTCCCGCAGGGATTGGCCGGGGAATGTGAGGGAACTCAAGAACATGATGGAACGGGGCGTGCTTCTTGCGCAGGGTCCGGTGATCGGCATGGAGGACCTCCTCGCTGGGGAGCCGGAGCGAGCGGCCGGAACCGATCCGTGTGATGGTCAGGATGCGCCGGGAGGTGAATTCGATCTCGCTGCCCTCGAAAAGGATACGATCCGGCGGGCACTTGCTCGCACCAACGGGAATCGGACCCATGCAGCGAGACTGCTCGGGATCAGTGTGAGGACGTTACGCAACAAACTGTCGGAATATCGACAGATGGATCGTCATGAAAAGGTCTTTGAATATGATTCCGATCAAAAGGCCTGA